The genomic DNA AAAAGGATTTCGATCGGCGGACGTCAAACTAGCGTCGAGACAGTTCTTGTCCCTTGGCCATCGCGTCTTCGGCCTTCTGGATGTACTGCTGATCTTGAGTGCCAGCCCAAGCTCGTTGGTACGTCACGCTAAGCGCGGTGTAGTTGAACGATTCTTCGGGTTCAAGTTCGACTGCTTTTTCAGCGTGTGCGATCGCCTCTGCGTGCTGGCCGGTTTTGGTGTAAACGCGTGCCAGCGCCAAATGCGCAAGTACAAAGGTTTCGTCCGCTTCAACGATCTGTTTCAAGCCAGTGATCGCGTCTTCAAACTTTTCTTCGTCGATCAACTTCTCGACGGTGTTGTATTGCTGGTGAATGTCGCTCATGACGAAGTACTTCGGGGTTGAGGAGCTCAAAAGGAAAGATTGGCACTTGGCCACCAATAAAAAACACGCCAGCGAGATCATGACAATCGTCGCTGGCGTGATTGAGTTTAACAATCTGGCCACAAAGGCTAGCCAGATTTCTGACTTACGACCGGTTAACTACGAAGACTTCTTCAACGTAGCTTGTGCAGCAGCCAATCGAGCGATCGGCACTCGGAATGGGCTGCAACTGACGTAATCAAGTCCTACGCTGTCGCAGAAGTCGATCGAAGCGGGGTCACCACCGTGCTCGCCACAAATACCGACCTTCAACTTCGGCTTGGTGCTGCGGCCTTTCTCAACGCCCATCGCTACCAATTGACCAACACCTGATGTATCGAGCGATTGGAAGGGGTCAACCGGCACGATCTTGTGCTCGATGTAGTCAGGCAAGAACCCACCAACATCGTCACGGCTGTAACCGAACGTCATCTGAGTCAAGTCGTTGGTACCGAAGCTGAAGAAATCAGCATACTCGGCGACTTCGTTCGCGGTCAAACAAGCGCGAGGAATTTCGATCATCGTTCCAACCGAAATGTCCAACTTGCCGGTGAACTTCTTGGCTTGCTTGGTTGTTTCGATCGTTTCCAAAACCTTCTCGCGAAGAATTCGGAGCTCAGCCGCGGTACCGACCAACGGGATCATGATCTCTGGCTTCGCATCGATCTTCTTCTTTGCACAACTGATCGCTGCTTCGACAATCGCTTGAACTTGCATTTCAAGGATTTCCGGATAGGTCACGCTCAAACGGCAACCACGGTGACCCAGCATCGGGTTGGACTCGTGTAGCACTTCGCTACGCGATTTAATTTCGGCGACCTTCACGCCAAGTTCCTTGGCCATGTCCTTTTGAGCGGCATCGCCGTGCGGCAAGAACTCGTGCAATGGCGGATCAAGCAAGCGAACGGTTACTGGCAAGCCAGCCATCGCCTTGAAGATGCCTTCGAAGTCTTTGCGTTGGAAAGGCAATAGCTTCTTCAATGCAGTCCGACGATCCTTTTCCGTTTCGGCCAAGATCATCGAACGCATGTGAATGATGCGATCTGCTTCAAAGAACATGTGCTCAGTACGGCAAAGGCCAATGCCTTCGGCGCCGAATTCGCGAGCACGCTTGCTGTCGGCCGGCGAATCGGCGTTGGTGCGAATCGCTAATCGACGATACTTGTCCGCCCAAGTCATCAGCTTGGCGAAGTCGCCAGACAACTTTGGTTCTTGGGTTTCGACTTCGCCAGCCATCACTTCGCCGGTCGTACCGTCCAAGCTGATGATGTCCTTTTCGCCAAAGGTGCGGCCGTTGACGGTGATTTTCTTCGTCTTTTCGTTAATCACGACTTCCGAAGCACCAGCAACGCAGCACTTGCCCCAACCGCGAGCAACCACGGCGGCGTGCGATGTCGCACCGCCGGTGCTGGTCAAAATACCGACCGCTGCTGACATTCCTTCGACGTCTTCAGGGCTGGTTTCGCGACGCACAAGAATGACGTTTTCGCCGGCTTCAAAACGAGCACGAGCGTCGTTGGCGGTGAACGCCAACTTACCGACGGCGGCACCGGGCGAGGCATTAAGACCGCGGCAAAGCACATCAGCGGCGTTGCGAGCGGTTGGCTTGAAGCTAGGCAACAAGCAGTGAGTCAGGTCCGAAGCGGGAACCCGCATGACGGCTTCCTTCTCGGTGATCAAACCTTCTTTGACCATGTCGCATGCAATCTTGACGGCGGCGATGCCGTTTCGTTTGCCTGTTCGAGTTTGCAGCATGTACAGCTTGCCCTTCTCGATCGTGAACTCGATGTCCTGCATGTCGGTGTAGTGGTCTTCAAGAGTCTTCTTGATTTCCATCAACTCTTTGTGGGCAGCTTTGTCCCACTTGCCCATTTCCGAAACCGGCTGTGGCGTGCGGATACCAGCAACCACGTCTTCACCCTGAGCATTGATCAGGAATTCGCCGTAGAACTTGTTTTGGCCGGTGTTGGGGTCACGCGTGAAACCAACGCCTGTTCCCGAGTCATCGCCCATGTTGCCATAAACCATGGCCTGAACGTTGACCGCGGTACCAACAAGGCTGCCGATCAAAGTGTTGCCCTTGGCCGATTCGATACGGCGGTAGCTAATGGCACGATCAGCGTTCCACGAGCCGAAAACGGCTTCGATGGCAAGTTGCAATTGATGAACAGGGTCTTGCGGGAAATCTTCGCCGGTGCCCTTCTTGTAAACCGCCTTGTAGGCTTCGCAAAGTTCTTTCAAGCCCTCGGCTGGAACTTCGGTGTCCTCGGTAACCTTGTACTTTTTCTTAACCTTGTCGAAGGCTTCCTCGAACATGTGGTGTTCAAGCCCCATGACGACGTCGCCGTACATGTTGATCAAACGACGGTAGGCGTCATAAGCAAAACGCTCGTTCTTGGTCGCCTTTGCCAAGCCAGCGGTCGAAACGTCGTTAAGGCCGAGGTTGAGAATGGTATTCATCATCCCGGGCATCGAAACGGCTGCACCGCTACGGACGCTGACGAGAAGAGGGTTGGAGTCGTCGCCGAAAGGCTTCTTGAGTTCCTTTTCGAGAGTTTTGACGGCGGCGTTAACTTCGTCCATCAAACCCTTCGGCAGCTTTTTGCCGGCTTTGTAGTATCCGTCACACACTTCCGTGGTGATCGTGAATCCGGGAGGCACGGGCAGACCGATTGCGGTCATTTCGGCAAGGTTAAGGCCTTTACCGCCGAGCAGGGTTTTGGACTCTTTGCGGCCCTCGGTCTTGGTCTTACCGAAGTAGTAGACCATCTTGGAAGCTTTCGCCATCGTTTCTCTCTAAAGAAGAAGCTGAGTAGTCAGTGGATTGAATCCGAACGGAAAGTCCAGTTCGGGGGCTGCTCAGGTAACACATCAACGTGCAACAAACACACTCTTGGTCAGAGCAGAGCGGCCACTTGGAAGCCATTGGATCCAGCGGAATTGGGCCCAGTGGCCGTATTTCCTCGCTGTTTTGCGGCTAAATGTATTTCGCGCCTTCGCCACGGTCAATGACCAACCCGCAAAGTGCTTGATTTCAGCCTGCTTAGCCAAGCCTTCGACCACCGACCGCTCGGGAAGAGCGGCGTTTTGGGATAGACTACGCGTGGGTACGTAGCCGCCAACCTGAACACGAACGGGCGTGGAAAGGCAGAGGGCGATTCGACCACGGAATTGAGAGAAAATTGTCATGTTGGAACGTGCCATCGACGCCATCGATACCGTCCAGGATCCCGGCGAAAAGCCGCTGATCCTTCACTCCCATCTGACAGGGCCCATCAAGGAACTTTCTTTCCTGCGGCGCTCGCTGTTATT from Rubripirellula amarantea includes the following:
- a CDS encoding tetratricopeptide repeat protein; amino-acid sequence: MSDIHQQYNTVEKLIDEEKFEDAITGLKQIVEADETFVLAHLALARVYTKTGQHAEAIAHAEKAVELEPEESFNYTALSVTYQRAWAGTQDQQYIQKAEDAMAKGQELSRR
- the ppdK gene encoding pyruvate, phosphate dikinase; the encoded protein is MAKASKMVYYFGKTKTEGRKESKTLLGGKGLNLAEMTAIGLPVPPGFTITTEVCDGYYKAGKKLPKGLMDEVNAAVKTLEKELKKPFGDDSNPLLVSVRSGAAVSMPGMMNTILNLGLNDVSTAGLAKATKNERFAYDAYRRLINMYGDVVMGLEHHMFEEAFDKVKKKYKVTEDTEVPAEGLKELCEAYKAVYKKGTGEDFPQDPVHQLQLAIEAVFGSWNADRAISYRRIESAKGNTLIGSLVGTAVNVQAMVYGNMGDDSGTGVGFTRDPNTGQNKFYGEFLINAQGEDVVAGIRTPQPVSEMGKWDKAAHKELMEIKKTLEDHYTDMQDIEFTIEKGKLYMLQTRTGKRNGIAAVKIACDMVKEGLITEKEAVMRVPASDLTHCLLPSFKPTARNAADVLCRGLNASPGAAVGKLAFTANDARARFEAGENVILVRRETSPEDVEGMSAAVGILTSTGGATSHAAVVARGWGKCCVAGASEVVINEKTKKITVNGRTFGEKDIISLDGTTGEVMAGEVETQEPKLSGDFAKLMTWADKYRRLAIRTNADSPADSKRAREFGAEGIGLCRTEHMFFEADRIIHMRSMILAETEKDRRTALKKLLPFQRKDFEGIFKAMAGLPVTVRLLDPPLHEFLPHGDAAQKDMAKELGVKVAEIKSRSEVLHESNPMLGHRGCRLSVTYPEILEMQVQAIVEAAISCAKKKIDAKPEIMIPLVGTAAELRILREKVLETIETTKQAKKFTGKLDISVGTMIEIPRACLTANEVAEYADFFSFGTNDLTQMTFGYSRDDVGGFLPDYIEHKIVPVDPFQSLDTSGVGQLVAMGVEKGRSTKPKLKVGICGEHGGDPASIDFCDSVGLDYVSCSPFRVPIARLAAAQATLKKSS